The sequence CCACGTCTGTCCTGGGTTTCGTTGGATGAATTAAAGGCATTCATCAGGGCAACAACCCCACTGGTTGCTGAATAAAGTGCCAGCAGAAAGCCAAAAGAGAGCACACCTCCTCGCGGGCGACTAATGATGTCTCGAATCGTTGTATCAACCGAACTGAATGTGTCGCCGGGTAAAACTTCCTTCAGAAACCCCATTATTTGCTCCTCGAGATTAGGAACGGGAATGTAAGGAATAAGTGTAAACAGAAAAATGACTGTAGGAAAGACAGACAAAATAAGGCTGTACGATACCGAAGCTGCTCGCTCACTGGTATCGTTCTCCGTGATTTTATCGCCCATCTTTTTTAGAAAATCGTACCAGCTTCGCTTTGAGTTGAACGGCTTATGATCACGGAGCCATACGCGTGTACCACGCAACGCCTTGAAGCTCAACAGTTTTTCAATCATACATAAGTCGATAAAGTAATAAGCCGCTAATCAATGAAATACGGGCTCATTAGTAACTCATTGACTGTTTTTTAACCGGCTACTCAAAAAAAGGTTTAGCTGCTTCTACCAAATCGGCTGGAGCAGGACCGGGGCGACCTGTGGCTGATTTAAGAAAAATGAGCGTGGTTTCACCCGTATTGAGTAATTGGCCGTCTTGATTGAAGATTTCGTATCGGAACAGAATACGTGTCGTAGGAAGCTGAGGAATGGTAACCCGTATCGTGAGTAAATCGTCGTATTTAGCGGGTCGAATAAAGCGGGAACTCATGTCGTAAACGGGCATTCCAATTCCGCGCGCTTCGAGATTTTTGTACTCCATACCCAAATGTCGAAGCGCTTCAACACGCCCAATTTCATAAAATCGGGCATAATTGCCATAATAAACGATACCCATCTGGTCGGTATCGTAGTATCGAACACGGATATCTGTAACGTCGTGAACAAACATAAAGTGGGCTTAAGCAACTAGTAAAGACAATCGGCATAACTAAGAGATTAATCAATTGCCTTAGTTACGCCGATTGTCTATTTCATTATTTTCATCCGTGTCAACGCCTGCTGATAGAGACGGGCGTTGGCTAAATGTTCGGCCAGTGTTTTCGAGAAGGTATGGTAGCCGTTGAAATTGGCATTAACCACAAAATAAAGGTAATCGTGTTGCTCGGCATTCAATACGGCGTCAATAGTTGCTGGGGCCGGTAAATTAATTGGACCCGGTGGCAGACCCGTATATCGATAGGTGTTGTAAGGCGAATCGACGGTAAGCTGACGATTGAGCAATCGGCGAATGCTAAAATCGCGTAGGGCAAATATTACCGTCGGATCAGCTTCGAGTTTGATACCCTGCTTCAGGCGGTTGAGGTAAACACCGGCAACACGGGGTTGTTCATCCCGTTTATTGGTTTCGGCAGCCACAATAGACGCCAGAACCTGGGTTTGTGTCTGGCTTAATCCCAGTGCTTTGGCTTTGGCCTGCCTTTCGGGGGTCCAGAATTTTTTGTATTCGCTACCCATTCGCTCCAGAAAAGCCTCGGGTTTGATCGTCCAGAAAAATTCGTAGGTGTTTGGTAGAAACAGACAAACGATGGTCGTCGTATCAAAGCCAAATTTCTCACACGTGGCCGGATCGTTAAGAAGATTGCCAAGCGCATCGGGGCCAAATTCGAATTTGCTGCCTAATCGCTGGATCAGGTCGCTCTTCATGCGCATGGAGTTGAACGTTACGGGCATAGCGTCCTGACTGCCACTACGAAGTTTAACGAGAGCGTCCCGGTTGCCCATCCGTGGTTTGATCTCATACCGTCCTTCTTTTACACGCTCAGGGTACTTCATCAATTTAGCCAGGAAACGAAACGACAGTTCATCATTTATAACCCGATGTGTTTTAAGCGTATCCATCACCGACTCGAAAGAAGAGCCTCTCGGAATGAGTAGGGCAAAGGTTTTATCATTGTCCCTGACCTGAAGGTTTGGGCTTTTAAAGATCTGCCAGAAGTAAAAGGTAAACGTCGTTAGCAGGATGGAAACGGTGAGAAATAAGCCAATTTTAAGATTGCGAGACATAACAAATGGATAAGTTATGATTTACGGAAGGTAACGCGACGTTGCAGTACATTAGTGCAGAAGTGCTTTAATGAATGCCTTAAACATGACAGAAGTTGCCGTCAGACATGCCTGCTGTAAATCGTCCACATAAAGATGAGGAAGAGAGTAGGTGGTTGATTTATAGGTTGTTATGGGGGTATTGGAGAAATGCACCGGTAATTAACAGGTTGGTTTTGATTTCGGGCGGCAAGTTACTACAAAAATGAAAACCCCGTTGGCTGGTTAGAAGGTATTCTGCTAAACAGCAATCAGACTAACCAGCACTAATTATTGGTTTGTGATGGGTTAGTTCTGGTGTCAATGGGACCTGTAGTACAAATTTAGTGCAAAGGCTCAACCATCTTTTTCAAACCAGATACCTGGTAAACTAACGGTCTCGTACCAATAAATTCGTAACCGGCTCAGGTAATCTTTCCATTCGGTATAACTATACGGTTTGCTTGTAAACGAAGTAGCTCCTAGTTCGTATGCTTCCCGAATTTGGTGGGGTGATTCACTCGCGGAGAGCATAATAGTTGGCACGAAACGGCCTTGAGGATGGCATCGAAGGAGCGATAAAAAGCCAAGCCCTTCACCATCACTTTCCAGATTTATATCCAGCAAAATAAGTTTAGGGCCTTTACCTTCGAGATTTTCCAGGTAGGAGGTTGCATCCCCAAAACTACGAACAGGTGTAAAGGAAGCTTCTGGAAAATTGGTTTTTGCAGCTCGCTGGAGAATTTCGGCAATAGCCGGATCATCATCAACGACTAATATAGGGAAATGGTAAGCCATACAACATTACTGAATAGGCAAGGGGAACAATACTCAATACCCCAGTCTACTTATTCTCAATATCATTGATAAGTTGAACGATGGCATCCTGATTTGTGGATTGAGTTGACCCGGCCAATGTAGACAACCGTTCCTTGATATCCTGCCATTGAGAAACAGATAGCAAAATTGCCTCGACTTTAAACTCAACTGAATCACCGATATCGATCTGCTCTACGGGTAGAGGATCTAAAAGCGTTTTGGCGAATTCGGATCGAAGCCGGTCTTTTGCATACGGCACTGGGTCCAGATTGGCGTCTTTGAGTATTTGTTTAGAGTAGGTCTTTGTTTTTTTCCACCACATGATACTTGAAAAAATTTGCTGCTAACGTAACACAATTTGTGATATTATGTTCTTGTCAAGTGAAAAAGATAAATGGCTTTTGACTTGAATTACAATACCGTAGTCCGTGCGATTGATCTTATCATGTGAGCATAGACTTGTTCAGGCAACTCGTCAGAAGTAGTTGGTAATGGAAGACTTTTACTGTTTTCCTGTCAATCTTCTAAAGCCACAGGCGGAGGTTTACGAAAAATTAGTACTTTTGTGGCCGGTTAAAGCGAATTGTAGAAAAAAGAAACAGAACAAGTATCTCTCTTTATCTACCAATCGCCCCAAACCGACTTATTTACGCCCTGCCCCTAGAGAGGTGTCCGAGTGGTTGAAGGAGCACGCCTGGAAAGTGTGTATGCGGGCAACCGTATCGAGGGTTCGAATCCCTTCCTCTCTGCAGAATCAACGTAGAAGGCTGTTGCTGAGCAAGTAACAGCCTTTTGCAATATGTACCTGACTGAACGTCGCAAAAGATCAGTTGTTACTTCTAGCCAACCGGCACTCAGTGGTGCAATGAATAACCCACCTTACATGTGTATAGATCACTCAGATCCAATCACAAATAGTCTATATTTGCTTTAAACCCAACTAGAATGGCCTTCGATATCCTTAAACGCAATAACGTTAAAATCAAAGGCCAGGGAACTCAACCCATGATGTTTGCTCATGGATTCGGCTGTGATCAGAATATGTGGCGTCATATTGCCCCTGTATTTGAGCCCGACTATCGATTGATTCTTTTTGATTTTGTGGGATCTGGCCAGTCAGATATAGCCGCCTATGATCCACTCCGGTATGATGACCTGAACGGCTATGCTCAGGATGTGCTTGATATATGCCAGGCACTTGAGTTAACCAACGTTGTGTTTGTTGGGCATTCGGTAAGCTCAATGATCGGCCTACTGGCAGCCATCCAACAACCTCAGTTCTTTGACCGACTCATCATGATCGGTCCCTCTCCCCGTTATCTCAACGAGGCCCCCGATTATGTTGGAGGGTTTGAGCGACCTGATGTGGACGAGTTATTAGCCTTGATGGATCAGAATTTTGTCCGATGGGCGAATACCTTAGCCCCCGCCATTATGGGCAATGCCGATCAGCCGGCCTTAGGAGCTGAGCTGACCCAAAGCTTTTGTTCCACCGATCCGTTGGTGATGCAGCAATTTGCCCGTATTACTTTCCTGTCGGATAACCGACAGGATCTACCTAAACTGACAGTACCTTCATTGATTTTACAGAGTAGTGATGATATCATTGCACCACAGGTGGTTGGTGAATATACCCACCAGCATCTTCCCCTGAGTACGCTACGATATATGAAGGCAAACGGCCATTGTCCACATTTGAGCGCTCCTGAGGAAACAATTGCCCTTATGCAAACGTATCTGTTCGATACGAAGAAGATTTAATCTTTCTGCACAGTTTGATGATGGATGATTTGGTAAACCAGTTACCCTGTGGAGTCGTACTAATCAATGAAGCTGGTCTGATCATGAAGATCAATGAAACCGCCAGGCTACAACTTGGCTATGAAACCGACGAGTTGGTTGGTCAATCCATTAGTCTGATACTCACGGTGGCTGGCCGACTTTTTTACCAGACTCATTTTTATCCCCTGATAAATCTTCATAACCATGTGGAGGAAGTAGCATTAACGCTGTTGACCCGGACAGGTGGCCGTATACCAATTTTACTCAATGCGGTACGCCAGTTTAATGATGGGTTGATTTGCTGTGCCTACCTGTCTGTAGGGCATCGCCATGCGTATGAAGCGGAACTCATTCAAGCCCGAAAGGCGGCAGAACAGGCTCGTCTCGCCGTTGAGGAAAGCGAAGCCCGTTACCGAACCTTATCGGCTGAGTTAGAGCATTTGGTGCAGGAGCGCACCCATGAACTGGAAGCCGCTAATGAAGAATATGCGGCTATAAATGAAGAATTAACGGAATCCAATCAACTCCTAAACCGTTCCAACGATGACCTGCAAAAGTTTGCTTATGTAGCTTCACATGATTTACAGGAACCCCTACGCAAGATTCAACAATTTGGCGATCTCTTGCGGACTAATTATACAGGCACTTCGGATGATGAACTGTTTTTTTTAGAACGAATGCAGTCAGCGGCTAACCGAATGTCAACACTGATCCGGGATTTGCTTGATTATTCGCGGGTATCTACCCAACGAGACAGGAATAGCCCAACAAGCCTACAAGAAATAGTTGATCGGGCCCTGATGACCCTGGAGTTGGTGATTACAGAAACCAGGGCAGAAATTAGGGTTGAAGACTTGCCAACTATCCTGGGAGACGCTTTACAACTCGACCAGCTTTTTCAGAATTTACTCTCTAATGCACTTAAGTATCGGCGACCAGATATTCCACCACGAATACAGATTTTATCGCAGCTTGTAGCGGCAACCGAACTACCCACAACCATACATCCGGCACGGTCTTCCAGTGCCTACTACCGAATCGATGTGGTGGATAATGGGATCGGCTTTGATGAGAAGTACCTCGATCGAATCTTTCAGGTCTTCCAACGGCTCTATGGTAAGAAGGAGTACCTGGGAACTGGCATTGGCCTGGCCATTTGTGAGAAAGTCGTTGCCAATCACGGCGGAGTTATAACGGCTAACAGTCAACCAGGTCAGGGAGCTACCTTCCATATTTATTTGCCCCAATAATTCCCAATACCGAACTTTTTAAGCCAACCTTAATGGATATGCCACTCATTTATGAGTATGTTTACCCCGGTTCCTCTTTGCAGTATATATATCGTTCCCACCCTAACTATGCCTTCTGCTGTCCCACCTGTTGTCTGGATCGTTGATGACGATGATGATGACAAATATCTGTTTGAGATGGCTTTTAAACAGCTTATTCCTCCCGTTTCCATCAAGCTCTTCAATGATGGTGAAGAATTACTGCCCGCCCTGATTCAACATGATTCTTTGCCTAGTCTGATTATCCTGGATTTGAACATGCCCCGGGTGAATGGATTTGAAGCTTTGCAACATTTACGGGCAGAGCCTGCTTTTCAGAAGGTGCCAGTCATTGTGCTGACAACCTCGTCGGATTATACTGATCGGGAGCAGGCCAAACGACTGGGGGCCAATGGATTTCTGACGAAACCCCCGACAATGGAATTAACCATTAAATTATTTAACCAATTGGTGCAGGAATGGAAGCTGACTTAGTTGGCTTATCGACTCATATCCCATACAGTAACTTTCTGATTTTTAGCCATTATCGATAGCTAACTTAGTATCGTATACTATATCAGCTTTATAGCCTTGAAAATGGATCGGCAACTTGAAGTCGTTTTAATTGATGACGATGACGATGATTACTACCTCTTGAAACAGGCATTTAAAGCGTACTCGAATCAACTTGTACTTCGACATCTGAGTAGTAGTGCTGAACTGTCCGAGTTGCTTTCCTCCGTATCGGCTTTGCCAGATCTGATTTTGCTGGACTTTCATATGCCGCTACTTACGGGAATAGAACTAGTAGCCACACTTAAGCAGAATCTTAATTTATATCGAATCCCCATTGTGATTTGGTCGGGTTCGCTGGATGCAAGTCAGGTAAATCAATGCTATGAGGCCGGAGCCAGTTCGGTGATCCTGAAGTCAGGGGATCAACCTGGTCTGGAAAGATCGGTTAGGGCATTATGCATTTATTGGTTTGAAACCGTCCAATTGCCTACCAGTATGTAATTTCTGTTGTGCAAACATGGGAGAAATCAGGTAGCAGCATATTCGAGGATACAGTTTTATCGACACGTTAGTGTGGTTCCTTTAACTAAGCAAGAGATGCTTTATACGAAAATTAAGAAAACAGCCCGGATCTAGTAGTGGCCGGGCTGTTTGGTGTCTTATGCATCTACTACCTAATAATACTTAATCCATATGCAATAAAACATTAATTAATGAAATTGTAAAAATGTAAACAAAGGTCAACACTTGAAGATTAGGGCAATCATGACCTCAGATACCATTGGGCTTTAAATAATAACTCACGAGCAATTGATGAATATGGCCTTCGTGGTATTGCTGACTAGAGCGAACCCTATTGCTATAAAAACTTATGGCACTAACAAAAAGTAGTTAGTCATAACTAATCGTTTTCATGGATTTGATCCGAAAACGCCCAATCTGATTAATAGGCGGGTGTTTAGTTGGTATTTTTCATTGTTTTGATCTAAGGCTTTGAGCATTGCCAAACTGGGCTGGCTATAGTTGATCAGTATGGCCAGGTGCCGAAATAGCATATCATTTGACTCTTTTGTTGATTTTGTTTACACCACAAATTTTAAAATAAACCATCTAACTACCATATAATAAATTTTCTATATGAGGAAAAGGGAAATATAATTGCCTTAATTATAAAATTATTTAATAAAAGGTCATCTATTTTATAAAAAAAGGAAATATTGTAAATAGATTTTTTATTAAAGATATCTTTTTGAGATTTTGTAAATAAATCATTGCTATTACATTAACTTAATATTAATCAGTAATTTATAATTTTAAATCTAATTTTGTTACCATATAATTCCAAAGCAAAACTGTCTACACCCATATGCGTAAATCGTTGAACGGCCAAAAACCTAATCGTAAGCGAGAGCAAGCTGCATGGGCAAAGGACGATTTTGAGACACTCTATACGCAATACGCTGATCAGGTTTATCGGAAATGCCTGTCGATGACTAAAGATAGTGAAGTCGCTCAAGATTTTACCCAGGAAATCTTTATCAAGGTTTTTAGTAAATTAGACACCTTTAAACAGCAGTCTGCTCCGTCGACCTGGCTTTACTCGATTGCTCATAATTACTGTCTGGACCAAATTCGAATCAGTAAACGGATGAATCTTCAGGAACTTCCTGAAGGGGTGGAATTGGCAGAAGAGCCAGTCGTTACTGATGAACTTCAGTTACAGGCACTTGAGCGATTGATGGAAAATTTGCCAGTTGAAGAGGTAACCCTGTTGCGACTTAAGTATGAACAGGGCTTATCCGTCAGCCAGATTGGCCAGCAACTTAATCTCAATGAAAGTGCGATCAAGATGCGGCTTAAGCGTACCAGAGATAAATTGAATCGTTTGATTAATCAACGTTTGCAATAGAAAACTAAAAATTGCAGCAGCCTACATAGTAACTGCCAGGTGCTGATATTAAGCCTGTTTGGTTATATCGCCGGATAAATCTGAAAAGGAAAAGTACGAAAAGCTGTTGTACCCAAAAGTCCAGCCTGCATACAGGCTGGACTTTTGGGTGTACGTCAATTTAGTAGTGCTTCAATAACTTTACGTGTTGCCGTTCAGTTGCTGTCCTGATTGTTAACAAAAACATCCCCTTAGTGCTGACCGGAATACTAACTCGCTCCATCGGACCAGCCTCCAGGATAGTGTGTTGATGCAGCTGCCTGCCCTGGAGATCAACCAGTACTATGTCGAACAATTTGCCCGATACACCACTGATCTCTACTTCAGCTGTTTTACCTTCTATTGGATTACCGAGTCCTTTCACCTGCAATCGGTCATGGGCTTCCGCGACGCCCATACGTGCCCGCCCACAACTTGCTTTCAAGTCCCAACTGTAGGTGACAACCAAACCACTCTGACGAGCCGAGAGTAGAAAACGCTGCACATCATTGACCGTACGAGTTTCCTGATCAACAAACTGTTTCGGATTGGTTGTCCAACCCGTAATTCCCGCTGCCTGAAACTCAATGGCGCTATCATTGTCACCACTGGTATTAAATTGAATTGCCCCCGTCGAACAATCGTAGCCAGGACCTAGTAACTGTAATGGGCCAGTTACGGGCGGTTGTTAGCTGATGCAGTAGGCAGCAAAATCAACTTTAAGACTGATGGTTTTGCCATTTTATGTTGCCAAAATCGTGATTGGTTTGGGGTCATTTCTGGGTTCCTGTTCAATTATGCCGCTCATACTGCTTGGCGAAGGACGACTAATGCCCGGTGTTGAGAATTGAATGGGGGAGCCATCACCGCCAATTGTATAAAAAGTAATGGCTCCCGTCTGGCAATTATACGTGCCGAGATATAACCCCAACTGATCATTGATCGTATAGCATACACTTCTGAAATCGAACTTTAGTTCAATCAACCTCAACCGTGTGGATGCCGAACTGTTCATGACTTTATACCCATCAAAGGGCTATATCCCTAGGCCTCGTGCTATTAACGACAAGTTGATCAACGCAGCGTTTCTGAAAAGAGGAAAGCTGGCTGGAATAACGCTCACTGATTTTCCTGTCACTCCTAGATTCTAAGTGATAAAATAGATAACCAGCATTTAAACTAATAACGACGCTCCGAGCGGAACGTAGTTTGAACCAGATATGATTGCCAGCCTACTCTTGATTAAGCACAATCTGGCTCATCAAATAGGCTTTTCTAAGCCGCAATTGATCGATAACAGGGAATGCTAGGACTTCGCAACGATTATGCTGACTACTGGGCACGATTTAAAAAATATACCCGTTAGTTTCTTTATGTATAAATGACATAAAGAAGGGAGTCCATGCCAGCACCCAGAAAATACCCAATACGAATTGTCGTCGATGGTAAACCTGTTCAGGTAAAATCAATCGGCGGAAAACTGTTTTGCTCCAAAAAATTTGTTTACCAAGCTGAGTATGACGAGTCTGGACATTTGAACGGTGTGATCATACATGCCTTAAACGATAGCTGTTCTACACCGCTAAAGGATTAACTAAGTAGGAATGAACTAGTAAATGATAAACTCACCGATTGATTAAATTAGATGGCATTCCTGACGAAGCCGTATTCTGATCGACGACGGACAATTGTTTCAGCTTAGTTTTACTTCGTGACTCCCAACCACACCATGAATAAGAGGCTATTTTAACAATGAATAAAAAAGTTGAAATTTTACTTGACTCTCCCCTTACGTCATAGCCTAGTTTTGTTCCGTCATTACGAATCAATAGTAGAATGAGCTTTTATCCCGTTCACAAGCTGGCCAAACTGGCAGGAATCAGTGTGCGCACACTGCATCATTACGACCGATTGGGGCTATTGAAACCAGCCGTCCGTACGGAGTCCAGATATAGGCTGTATGGTGATCAGGAATTACTTCTCTTACAACAAATTCTGTTTTATAAAGAACTGGATTTCTCGCTGGAGGAAATTCTACAGATGGTAAAAGATCCTAATTTCGACCAGCTGCAGGCGTTGCAAAATCATCGGCACGCCATTGAAACACGACGGAATCGGCTCACTAGGCTATTGGAAACGATTGACAAAACCGTGTCTAAACTACAAGGAGAAAATGCGATGTTGATAGACGAGGAATTGTATGCGGGTTTCCCAAAAGATAAAGCGGAAGCCTATCGAAACGAGGCTGTAGAAAAATATGGATCTCAGGTCATTGAGGAGAGCGAAATTAAGTTACGGCAATTGGGCAAGACCAATTTTGACCAGTTAAAAGCAGAACAGGAAGAAATCGCACAAACGTTAGCCGCAATGGCCAATCAGGACCCAGCGTCTGTTAACGTGCAGGAGCAGGTTGCCCGGCACTATGCAAATATTCTGGCTTTCTGGGGAAAGTCGGTTGGAGGGGGAAACCCACTTGAAGCCTATAAGGGGCTGGCTCAGTTGTATGTTGACAATCTACGTTTTACGAGCCGGAATGGGCAGGAAAATCCTGAATTTGCCGCGTTCCTTAGTAAAGCGATGACATATTTTGTCGACGCAAGGTTAAATGGAAAAAAGTCCCGAAATCGGGATATAAAGTAAGTTGTTTGTCTGGACAGGTTTTCATACTCAGGGTGTGTTAACCTGTCCAGTTATCGGTTATAATTTTCTTGTCTATTGCTCGACCAATTTAAACCTGTAAGAATTCAAAATCCTTTTAGGTTTGTAATCACGTATAAACTATAAACTGGAAGAGTAGTATGGCAAAATCCGTACCTGTATACAAGCTGGCGTCCTTCCCCCGTCATGAACCTAATGCGCTATTTTATATGACTAGACTGGAAAGGCTTGTTGGCGAATTTACAGGTATCGGCGACTCCCATTCTCATACGTTTTACCTGTTAATGTGGATCACTCAGGGAAGTGGCACGCATACAATTGATTTTAAGACCTACGATGTAGCTGCCAACCAGTTGTATTTTCTTACGCCCGGTCAGGTTCATAACTGGGAATTATCGACCGACATTCGAGGCTATAATTTATTTTTTGAAGCTAATTTTCTGCGTAGCCGCTTTGGAAACAGGCTGCATCAGTATCCTTTCTATCATTCCCATCAGCACCAGCCTCTGCTGAATGCAAACGATCGAAAAAAACTCATTGACGATTTATTTACGTTTGCCTATGAGGAATATGAGCAGCAGCAGGCAAACCGCACTGACGTGTTCTTGTCTTACCTGCATCTCCTTCTGGAAACCGCAAATCGACTTTACAGCCAGCAGTGGCCTGGAGCCGACACCCAGTTATATGATCACATCCGGCAATATGAAGAATTGCTTGAGCATCAGTTTATTACTGTTCGTGAAGTTAGCGCCTATGCCAGCCAGATGAACATAACACCTAATTATCTGAATCACATCTGTAAGAAAATATTGGGTAAAACGGCCAGCCAACTGGTACATGAACGGCTAATTGTTGAAGCACAGCGGTTGTTAACGCATACAACTCAATCAGTTAAGGAAATCGCCTTCCGGTTAGGCTTCGATGACCCATCATACTTCGTCCGTTTTTTTAAAAAACAGACAAAGCAAACACCCGCCGAATTTCGGTTGCACCTGACCGATCATCGTTGATTTGTACCATACTTGGCTTGCTTTATCGTTCTGTAACGATTGGGCTTAGCGTACCTTTGTGACATACTAAGTGCGCAACTGATGCTTGCCGGGTGAGCTGGCCTGACGCACAGAAACTGTTCCATCGCCATGTTAGCCAATAGCCGATTATATAGTGTCCTGTTCAATAAATGCCCTCGTTGTCATCAGGGTGATTTCTTCGTTACAAAAAGTGCATTTAGCCGTCATTTCGATCAAATGCACGATCATTGCCCAAATTGTGGTGAAAATTTTAACCCCGAACCTGGCTTTTACTGGGCATCCATGTTCGTAAGTTATGCGTTGTTTACAATCTGGACGCTGCTTACATTTTTTATTATTGTGCAATGGCTGGATGTAGATCTTGATTATTATTTGATGGGGCTAATTCCATCTCTGATCCTGTTAACGCCTTACTTTTTTCGGATGGCACGCCGAACCTGGCTCACCTTATTTGTTGCGCCGAGACCAGTTCACAAACATGGGCCAGCCGAGCAGGCAATTGCCAGACAGTAGCCGGACTAAAGGAACTCGTTGACTGCGCGGATAACAACGGCCTTGCCATTCATAAAGCCGAATATTCCTTTTACGTAAAAACAAGTGAGATTCTCTACAGAAGCATCGTAATTTGCTTCCGAAGAGAATCTCACTTGTTTTAGGGGATTAATTCAATTCACCAGGCAGAAAATCAATAAGTTGTATGGCTGAATGAGTACGTACACTACTTGGTTGCCCTTTTTCATCGTACTCTATTCTCGCAAAGAATTCATTAAAATGGTATAATTCCCGTAACTGATTTTCATGTTGGTAACAAGTAAATTTTAGTCCCCATAGCTGGAGCGCACCTAATTGAATGGCGAAAGGAAGCTGATCGAACTTATTCTGATCAATAAAAACAGCTTCATCTGGTCGTGTAATGTTGGCTTGCATGAAGCTATGACGTAAAAATCAGAAAAGGTTTCGCATTTGAACTTGAATTTTACTTTCTATTTATTAAATTGATTTTATTGTAAATTAAAAGTTTGTAAAACAATATATGTTTTTATTTGTAGTCACTTAACATGACAAATTATCTAATTGGTATAGGTGTGCTGTTTGAATTGCTCATGGTTGCTAATTATATATATCATGCTATTCAGGCGAAATCAAATACACGTGATCGAATCCAATATATACTCATCGCTCTATTTTATGGCTTATTAGGATTAATGCTTTTGATTGGTTTTATAAAATTCAACCTGTTGAACGATAAAAAATAAGTGTATTATTGATCAGATTAATACACACGATTGATCATCGATCTGGTAGTTCGTCCGTAAAGCAGTCGATGAGGTCATTGTTTCTAAAAACAGTCATGGCGAGGAATATATTATCGTAAATAGATAGT comes from Spirosoma aureum and encodes:
- a CDS encoding response regulator, with translation MPSAVPPVVWIVDDDDDDKYLFEMAFKQLIPPVSIKLFNDGEELLPALIQHDSLPSLIILDLNMPRVNGFEALQHLRAEPAFQKVPVIVLTTSSDYTDREQAKRLGANGFLTKPPTMELTIKLFNQLVQEWKLT
- a CDS encoding sensor histidine kinase, with amino-acid sequence MMDDLVNQLPCGVVLINEAGLIMKINETARLQLGYETDELVGQSISLILTVAGRLFYQTHFYPLINLHNHVEEVALTLLTRTGGRIPILLNAVRQFNDGLICCAYLSVGHRHAYEAELIQARKAAEQARLAVEESEARYRTLSAELEHLVQERTHELEAANEEYAAINEELTESNQLLNRSNDDLQKFAYVASHDLQEPLRKIQQFGDLLRTNYTGTSDDELFFLERMQSAANRMSTLIRDLLDYSRVSTQRDRNSPTSLQEIVDRALMTLELVITETRAEIRVEDLPTILGDALQLDQLFQNLLSNALKYRRPDIPPRIQILSQLVAATELPTTIHPARSSSAYYRIDVVDNGIGFDEKYLDRIFQVFQRLYGKKEYLGTGIGLAICEKVVANHGGVITANSQPGQGATFHIYLPQ
- a CDS encoding response regulator, with protein sequence MDRQLEVVLIDDDDDDYYLLKQAFKAYSNQLVLRHLSSSAELSELLSSVSALPDLILLDFHMPLLTGIELVATLKQNLNLYRIPIVIWSGSLDASQVNQCYEAGASSVILKSGDQPGLERSVRALCIYWFETVQLPTSM
- a CDS encoding acyl-CoA thioesterase, which encodes MFVHDVTDIRVRYYDTDQMGIVYYGNYARFYEIGRVEALRHLGMEYKNLEARGIGMPVYDMSSRFIRPAKYDDLLTIRVTIPQLPTTRILFRYEIFNQDGQLLNTGETTLIFLKSATGRPGPAPADLVEAAKPFFE
- a CDS encoding response regulator yields the protein MAYHFPILVVDDDPAIAEILQRAAKTNFPEASFTPVRSFGDATSYLENLEGKGPKLILLDINLESDGEGLGFLSLLRCHPQGRFVPTIMLSASESPHQIREAYELGATSFTSKPYSYTEWKDYLSRLRIYWYETVSLPGIWFEKDG
- a CDS encoding RNA polymerase sigma factor, giving the protein MRKSLNGQKPNRKREQAAWAKDDFETLYTQYADQVYRKCLSMTKDSEVAQDFTQEIFIKVFSKLDTFKQQSAPSTWLYSIAHNYCLDQIRISKRMNLQELPEGVELAEEPVVTDELQLQALERLMENLPVEEVTLLRLKYEQGLSVSQIGQQLNLNESAIKMRLKRTRDKLNRLINQRLQ
- the mltG gene encoding endolytic transglycosylase MltG, whose product is MSRNLKIGLFLTVSILLTTFTFYFWQIFKSPNLQVRDNDKTFALLIPRGSSFESVMDTLKTHRVINDELSFRFLAKLMKYPERVKEGRYEIKPRMGNRDALVKLRSGSQDAMPVTFNSMRMKSDLIQRLGSKFEFGPDALGNLLNDPATCEKFGFDTTTIVCLFLPNTYEFFWTIKPEAFLERMGSEYKKFWTPERQAKAKALGLSQTQTQVLASIVAAETNKRDEQPRVAGVYLNRLKQGIKLEADPTVIFALRDFSIRRLLNRQLTVDSPYNTYRYTGLPPGPINLPAPATIDAVLNAEQHDYLYFVVNANFNGYHTFSKTLAEHLANARLYQQALTRMKIMK
- a CDS encoding T9SS type A sorting domain-containing protein — protein: MQRFLLSARQSGLVVTYSWDLKASCGRARMGVAEAHDRLQVKGLGNPIEGKTAEVEISGVSGKLFDIVLVDLQGRQLHQHTILEAGPMERVSIPVSTKGMFLLTIRTATERQHVKLLKHY
- a CDS encoding MerR family transcriptional regulator: MSFYPVHKLAKLAGISVRTLHHYDRLGLLKPAVRTESRYRLYGDQELLLLQQILFYKELDFSLEEILQMVKDPNFDQLQALQNHRHAIETRRNRLTRLLETIDKTVSKLQGENAMLIDEELYAGFPKDKAEAYRNEAVEKYGSQVIEESEIKLRQLGKTNFDQLKAEQEEIAQTLAAMANQDPASVNVQEQVARHYANILAFWGKSVGGGNPLEAYKGLAQLYVDNLRFTSRNGQENPEFAAFLSKAMTYFVDARLNGKKSRNRDIK
- a CDS encoding alpha/beta fold hydrolase — its product is MAFDILKRNNVKIKGQGTQPMMFAHGFGCDQNMWRHIAPVFEPDYRLILFDFVGSGQSDIAAYDPLRYDDLNGYAQDVLDICQALELTNVVFVGHSVSSMIGLLAAIQQPQFFDRLIMIGPSPRYLNEAPDYVGGFERPDVDELLALMDQNFVRWANTLAPAIMGNADQPALGAELTQSFCSTDPLVMQQFARITFLSDNRQDLPKLTVPSLILQSSDDIIAPQVVGEYTHQHLPLSTLRYMKANGHCPHLSAPEETIALMQTYLFDTKKI